A section of the Terriglobales bacterium genome encodes:
- a CDS encoding enoyl-CoA hydratase-related protein, with translation MSTSTVPTAFENIIYEKKGAIAYVTVNRPKVLNALNMATMAELRAAFFDAKDDSVVRVVLLTGSGEKAFIAGADISELQKLSPVEAKEYTHRGQTVLDLIENLGKPVIACINGFALGGGCEVAMACTMRLASENAKLGQPEVKLGVIPGYGGTQRLPRLVGKGIAMQLNLTGEMITAQEAHRIGLVNEVVPAADLMPRAEALAAKIIANAPLAIRYCMEAINKGMEMTLAEGLFVEATLFAVTCATEDKKEGTTAFLEKRVANFNGK, from the coding sequence ATGAGCACAAGCACTGTTCCCACCGCCTTTGAGAACATCATTTACGAGAAAAAGGGCGCCATCGCCTACGTCACCGTCAACCGCCCCAAAGTCCTGAATGCCCTCAACATGGCAACCATGGCCGAACTCCGCGCTGCATTCTTCGACGCGAAGGATGACTCCGTCGTTCGCGTGGTCTTGCTAACCGGCTCGGGCGAAAAAGCCTTCATCGCCGGTGCCGATATCAGTGAATTGCAGAAGCTGTCTCCCGTAGAGGCGAAAGAGTACACGCATCGCGGTCAGACCGTGCTCGACCTGATTGAGAATCTCGGAAAACCCGTCATTGCGTGCATCAACGGATTCGCTCTCGGCGGCGGATGCGAAGTCGCGATGGCCTGCACCATGCGTCTTGCCTCCGAAAATGCAAAGCTTGGCCAACCCGAAGTCAAACTCGGCGTGATTCCGGGATACGGCGGCACCCAGCGCCTTCCGCGGCTTGTCGGCAAGGGCATCGCGATGCAGCTCAATCTCACAGGTGAAATGATCACCGCACAGGAAGCCCACCGAATCGGCCTCGTCAACGAGGTTGTACCCGCCGCCGATCTCATGCCGCGCGCAGAAGCACTGGCGGCGAAGATCATCGCCAATGCGCCATTAGCTATCCGCTACTGCATGGAAGCCATAAACAAGGGCATGGAGATGACACTCGCGGAAGGGCTTTTCGTCGAGGCGACGCTGTTCGCTGTCACCTGCGCCACAGAAGACAAAAAGGAAGGCACGACGGCTTTCCTCGAAAAACGTGTGGCTAACTTCAACGGGAAATAA
- a CDS encoding VWA domain-containing protein, whose translation MKTTILSSSGAVLLLVGLLTLTGLSLLGQTNPNQVTIQCVVTDRNGQPVPDITAGSIQALENRKPVTVTLVQPMKDLPLHMAVVIDSSNSQKSNPLYNPTVQGAYDFMKTSIQNPANRLMVVVANTTPTPTEWLALGEFEKLQLNLQPGGGTSLFDGMLLAAGAFSKLPAGPARRVLIILSDGNDNNSKHPRNEVITAAQKAGITIFAINTQEYSVDVLMNGDPNLQKFVDETGGRIFHNLGKKDFPGVFTKVQQLLDGLYAVTFSATEPPSPGKSKTMEVKTIDRKLKITGPKDYFSQSGQ comes from the coding sequence ATGAAAACCACGATTCTGAGTTCCTCTGGCGCCGTCCTTTTGCTTGTTGGTTTGTTAACGCTTACTGGCTTGTCGTTGCTGGGACAGACTAACCCGAATCAAGTGACGATCCAGTGCGTGGTGACTGACCGGAATGGCCAACCAGTTCCGGACATTACGGCCGGCAGTATCCAGGCGCTGGAGAACCGAAAGCCTGTTACTGTCACGTTGGTGCAGCCGATGAAGGATTTACCACTGCACATGGCTGTCGTGATCGACAGCAGCAACTCGCAAAAGTCCAACCCTCTCTACAACCCGACCGTTCAGGGCGCCTACGATTTCATGAAGACATCGATTCAAAATCCTGCAAATCGCCTGATGGTGGTGGTTGCGAATACAACTCCGACACCTACGGAATGGCTGGCGCTGGGCGAGTTCGAGAAACTCCAACTGAATCTTCAACCCGGTGGCGGAACATCGCTTTTCGATGGAATGCTGCTCGCCGCCGGTGCATTCAGCAAATTACCCGCAGGCCCGGCCAGGCGAGTGCTGATCATTCTGAGTGATGGCAACGATAACAACAGCAAACATCCTCGAAACGAGGTCATCACTGCGGCCCAAAAGGCAGGCATAACCATCTTTGCCATAAACACTCAGGAATACTCGGTCGACGTGTTGATGAACGGCGACCCCAACCTGCAAAAGTTCGTGGATGAGACCGGTGGGCGCATCTTTCATAATCTGGGGAAGAAGGACTTCCCCGGCGTATTCACGAAAGTTCAGCAACTGCTGGATGGCCTATATGCGGTGACGTTTTCTGCGACAGAGCCACCGTCGCCCGGAAAATCGAAAACCATGGAAGTGAAAACTATAGACAGGAAGCTAAAAATAACGGGACCGAAGGATTATTTCTCTCAGTCTGGTCAATAG
- a CDS encoding ABC transporter permease yields MLLGIILSVSTLIVVVALINGTNQYIQERVANMGANVFLLSRFGVITNAEDFTKAMRRNRNITWEDYEDLRDNLKLPQAIGVEVRKRGTVRFGNETLEDTDVRGVTANIADMDVQETRSGRYISESDTDHRTYIAFVGVEVVNRLFPNQEPLGKVINVDGRQFEIVGVAKEVGTVLGQSQDNFVYVPVTTWLKAYGSANNSITINVQAQGPEWMSRTQDEVRARMRARRHLGSNEEDNFGFLSSESIMTLWNNLTGVLASGMVGIVSVFLVIGGVVIMNVMLASVTERTREIGVRKSMGARRSDILLQFLVETSVMSAVGGAVGILLAWIIALIVNYADLLPMSVPLSAVMIALLVSTAVGMFFGVYPARKAAKLDPIEALRAEA; encoded by the coding sequence ATGCTGCTGGGGATCATCTTGTCTGTCTCCACGCTGATCGTGGTGGTGGCCCTGATCAACGGGACAAATCAGTACATTCAGGAGCGCGTCGCCAATATGGGCGCAAACGTGTTCCTGCTTAGCCGGTTTGGGGTAATCACGAATGCGGAAGACTTCACCAAAGCCATGCGGCGGAACCGGAACATCACCTGGGAGGACTACGAAGATCTCCGTGACAATCTGAAATTGCCCCAAGCCATCGGCGTGGAAGTCCGCAAGCGGGGCACGGTTCGATTCGGTAATGAAACGCTCGAGGACACCGACGTCAGGGGCGTAACGGCGAACATCGCCGATATGGATGTGCAGGAGACCCGGTCCGGTCGCTACATAAGCGAAAGCGACACAGACCACCGCACTTATATCGCGTTCGTGGGGGTCGAAGTCGTAAACCGTCTTTTCCCTAATCAGGAGCCACTCGGGAAAGTCATCAACGTGGACGGTCGTCAGTTTGAAATTGTTGGCGTGGCTAAGGAAGTAGGAACGGTCCTGGGACAATCACAGGACAACTTTGTGTATGTCCCGGTCACTACCTGGCTCAAGGCTTATGGCTCCGCGAACAACAGCATTACCATCAACGTTCAGGCGCAAGGCCCGGAGTGGATGTCACGTACCCAAGATGAAGTAAGAGCTAGGATGCGCGCTCGCCGACACCTCGGCAGCAACGAAGAAGACAATTTCGGATTCCTGTCGTCGGAATCCATCATGACGCTTTGGAATAACCTGACGGGCGTTCTGGCTTCTGGCATGGTCGGAATCGTCTCGGTCTTTCTGGTCATCGGCGGGGTTGTGATCATGAACGTGATGCTGGCTAGTGTGACCGAGCGTACCCGTGAGATCGGCGTCAGGAAATCCATGGGCGCACGGCGCAGCGACATTTTGTTGCAGTTTCTTGTCGAAACCTCTGTTATGTCAGCCGTTGGCGGAGCTGTGGGTATTCTGCTGGCGTGGATTATCGCTCTAATTGTGAATTACGCCGACCTGCTTCCGATGTCGGTACCTCTTTCAGCAGTCATGATTGCGCTGCTGGTATCGACGGCAGTAGGCATGTTCTTCGGTGTGTATCCGGCTCGCAAGGCAGCGAAACTCGATCCCATCGAAGCGCTGCGGGCGGAGGCATGA
- a CDS encoding ABC transporter permease, whose amino-acid sequence MMKIARKRIEFGENERMAFSSLREHKVRSLLTVFGVVIGVTALVVVSSILVGVDKDMRDYLSDYGTETLFIFKWNPGIHVGRMSAEERARKPVTYEDAMAIKEEAPHIKNVAVEVFPRVTPGRPSRTPPTIRYKNNEVYGIEHSGTIPSYEQVYNTRMAAGRFFNEAENMHRVDVAVLGYDLKEALFGQEEPIGKQVLVEGVTYTVVGIMEKRKGTLMHDDSADKNVLVPYQTYKRHHPADDEHFIGAQAYPNSKAEAEDEVRGILRRRRNVPFSKPDNFGVSSAEQVADQFRQIMSVVALLIVVVSSIGLLIGGVGVMNIMLMSVTERTREIGVRKAIGARRRDVIRQFLTEAVALTAAGGVIGIIIAVFISLIVQKALNFPSAIPPWAIGLGVGVSMGVGLFFGMYPAVKAARLDPVEALRYE is encoded by the coding sequence ATGATGAAGATCGCTCGAAAGAGAATCGAATTCGGCGAGAACGAGCGCATGGCGTTCAGTTCGCTCCGTGAGCACAAGGTACGTTCGCTGCTGACGGTCTTCGGCGTCGTGATCGGTGTGACCGCCCTGGTCGTAGTCTCGTCCATTCTCGTCGGAGTCGATAAAGATATGCGCGACTACCTGAGCGACTACGGCACCGAGACCCTCTTTATCTTCAAGTGGAATCCAGGTATCCACGTAGGCCGTATGAGCGCCGAGGAACGGGCCCGCAAGCCGGTCACCTACGAAGACGCCATGGCGATCAAGGAAGAAGCCCCGCACATCAAGAATGTTGCCGTAGAGGTGTTTCCGCGCGTAACGCCTGGCCGTCCCTCACGAACGCCTCCTACCATCCGCTACAAGAACAACGAAGTGTACGGGATCGAGCACAGCGGCACGATTCCCTCTTACGAACAGGTCTACAACACCCGCATGGCCGCCGGACGTTTCTTCAACGAAGCCGAAAACATGCACAGGGTTGATGTCGCGGTTCTCGGATACGACCTGAAGGAAGCGCTATTCGGACAGGAAGAGCCCATTGGCAAGCAGGTGCTGGTCGAAGGCGTAACCTACACCGTGGTCGGCATCATGGAGAAACGCAAGGGCACCCTGATGCACGACGACTCGGCCGACAAGAACGTGCTTGTGCCTTACCAGACATATAAACGTCATCATCCGGCAGATGACGAGCACTTCATCGGCGCGCAGGCGTATCCGAATTCGAAAGCCGAAGCGGAAGATGAAGTCCGCGGAATCCTGCGCCGCCGCAGAAACGTCCCCTTCAGCAAGCCCGATAACTTCGGTGTCTCCAGCGCCGAACAAGTAGCCGACCAGTTCCGGCAGATCATGAGCGTCGTCGCCTTGCTGATCGTGGTCGTCAGCTCGATCGGGCTGCTCATCGGCGGCGTTGGCGTGATGAATATCATGCTGATGTCCGTTACCGAACGCACCCGTGAGATTGGGGTACGCAAAGCCATCGGGGCGCGAAGACGAGACGTCATCCGCCAATTCCTGACCGAAGCTGTCGCCCTCACCGCAGCAGGCGGTGTAATCGGCATCATCATTGCCGTCTTCATCAGCCTGATTGTTCAGAAAGCCCTGAACTTCCCGTCTGCGATTCCACCCTGGGCCATTGGCCTAGGAGTGGGCGTATCGATGGGTGTGGGTCTTTTCTTCGGAATGTACCCTGCTGTGAAAGCAGCAAGGCTCGATCCTGTGGAAGCGCTACGCTACGAGTAG
- a CDS encoding enoyl-CoA hydratase/isomerase family protein yields the protein MASASSTAAGKSFKFIVFDTSTFVAHITMNHPPYNVLTVPMMTELAEAIESLNGRGDIKCIMLDSNQKMFSAGISLEDSRPERVFQTLDAFTRVFQAVSEISKPLIVVVNGQAIGAGSELVAFGDMIIATPNARFAQPEVKMGVFPPFAAIMLPQLIGPKKTYELILTGQPMSADEALQVGLINKMVPEAELAKTVQEVLGRIGEISAPVLEMTKKVIGSTMGMPLNEAIRRSHDIYLNQLMDLEDAQEGLRAVLEKRKPVWKNK from the coding sequence ATGGCGTCTGCCAGTTCGACAGCGGCAGGGAAGAGCTTCAAGTTCATTGTGTTCGACACGTCCACGTTTGTGGCGCATATCACCATGAACCACCCGCCGTACAACGTGCTAACCGTGCCTATGATGACGGAACTGGCGGAGGCGATCGAGAGCCTGAACGGCCGCGGCGACATCAAGTGCATCATGCTGGATTCGAACCAGAAGATGTTTTCGGCCGGGATTTCGCTGGAGGATTCAAGGCCGGAGAGGGTTTTTCAGACCCTGGATGCATTTACGCGAGTTTTCCAGGCGGTGTCGGAGATTTCCAAGCCGTTGATCGTCGTGGTCAACGGGCAGGCAATCGGCGCCGGGTCGGAACTGGTGGCCTTCGGCGACATGATCATTGCGACCCCGAACGCACGCTTCGCCCAGCCGGAAGTGAAGATGGGTGTGTTTCCGCCCTTCGCCGCCATCATGCTGCCGCAGCTGATCGGCCCGAAGAAGACGTATGAGTTGATTCTGACCGGACAGCCTATGTCGGCTGACGAAGCACTCCAGGTCGGGCTTATCAACAAAATGGTGCCCGAGGCGGAACTGGCCAAAACGGTGCAGGAGGTGCTGGGGAGGATCGGCGAGATCAGTGCCCCGGTACTGGAGATGACCAAAAAGGTGATCGGTTCGACCATGGGCATGCCGCTGAATGAGGCGATCAGGCGGTCGCACGATATCTACTTGAACCAACTCATGGACCTGGAGGATGCACAGGAAGGGTTGAGGGCCGTTCTGGAGAAGAGAAAGCCCGTCTGGAAGAACAAGTAG
- a CDS encoding HD domain-containing protein, which yields MHEAVHRLWPELDWISNPDLREKTARTWERALELSPLKPEDLERIPFTLLVANCPTTFMEHKRCVVHIARKAAESMKEFMGNALPICTDTVIAGAILADVGKLLEYETVDGKAKQSKRGEMLRHPFTGVALAMECGVPDEVCHIIAAHAAEGDLVKRTTEAYIVHHADFMSFLPFKNLGK from the coding sequence ATGCACGAGGCCGTACACCGGCTTTGGCCGGAACTGGATTGGATTTCCAATCCCGACCTGCGCGAGAAGACTGCTCGCACCTGGGAGCGGGCTTTGGAACTGAGCCCACTGAAACCCGAAGACCTGGAACGTATCCCGTTCACCTTGTTGGTTGCGAACTGCCCCACCACTTTCATGGAGCACAAACGGTGCGTGGTACACATCGCCCGTAAGGCCGCCGAGTCCATGAAGGAATTCATGGGCAATGCCTTGCCAATCTGTACCGATACAGTGATCGCAGGTGCCATCCTCGCCGACGTCGGCAAGCTCCTCGAGTACGAAACCGTCGACGGCAAAGCCAAACAGAGTAAACGCGGCGAGATGCTCCGCCACCCATTCACCGGCGTCGCCCTGGCGATGGAATGCGGAGTGCCCGACGAAGTCTGCCACATCATCGCCGCTCACGCCGCCGAAGGAGACCTGGTGAAACGCACGACCGAGGCGTACATCGTGCATCACGCTGACTTCATGTCGTTTCTGCCGTTCAAGAATCTAGGTAAGTAG
- a CDS encoding MmgE/PrpD family protein: MTTATTASPAAKPVTKKETISAVMAKWTAGLKFEHLSQDAVYQAKRYLLDSAGCALGGYQQHDVVIALDVLREIAGHGKCTLIGSGETMDAVSASLANALMIRCMDYNDIYWKQDPSHPSDIFPAAMAACERMGSDGRELIVGFVLGHEFEQRFCEAAFPGIRERGWHHATLTAFVSPIVAGRALKLSWEQIQHAIGISASRHCTLGAVTAGKLTMMKNTVDPMATQSGMFAALLAEKGYSGPEHVIDGKEGLTHCFGPEWKLNILTDGLGEGWRITDCSMKAFPTEALTHTPISAVLAIVKDNNLKPEQVKEVHVRTTARGADILSDPSKYDPHTKETADHSLPYVIAAAVAERQVTPLQFTMGKIMDPTIRAQLKKVVVVADPEIEKVFPALQRVVVKITTTDGRTFEKQLDYPKGDPRNPLTDREIEEKFEALADPVMTKSAQQKLKDAVWSLEKCDSVSALMKLMKADK, from the coding sequence ATGACCACTGCCACCACGGCTTCCCCTGCTGCGAAACCAGTCACGAAGAAAGAAACGATTTCTGCCGTCATGGCTAAATGGACGGCCGGCCTGAAGTTCGAACATCTCTCCCAGGACGCCGTCTATCAGGCCAAGCGCTACCTGCTCGACTCGGCCGGCTGTGCGCTCGGCGGATACCAGCAACACGATGTCGTCATCGCCCTCGACGTCCTCCGCGAAATCGCAGGACACGGCAAGTGCACCCTCATCGGATCGGGCGAAACGATGGACGCCGTCTCGGCCTCGCTCGCCAACGCCCTGATGATCCGCTGCATGGATTACAACGACATCTACTGGAAGCAGGACCCATCGCACCCGTCCGACATCTTCCCCGCCGCGATGGCCGCATGCGAGCGCATGGGTAGCGACGGCCGCGAACTCATCGTCGGCTTCGTCCTCGGACACGAGTTCGAACAGCGCTTCTGCGAAGCAGCCTTCCCGGGCATCCGCGAGCGCGGATGGCACCATGCCACGTTGACCGCATTCGTTTCCCCAATCGTCGCCGGACGCGCACTGAAGCTCTCGTGGGAGCAAATTCAGCACGCCATCGGTATCTCGGCCTCACGTCATTGCACCCTCGGCGCAGTCACCGCCGGCAAGCTCACAATGATGAAGAACACCGTGGATCCGATGGCCACGCAGTCGGGCATGTTCGCCGCCTTGCTTGCCGAAAAAGGCTATAGCGGCCCCGAGCACGTCATCGACGGCAAAGAAGGCCTCACCCACTGCTTCGGTCCTGAGTGGAAGCTGAACATCCTGACCGACGGTCTGGGCGAAGGTTGGCGCATCACCGATTGCTCCATGAAGGCATTCCCCACGGAAGCCCTCACCCACACGCCCATTTCGGCCGTCCTGGCCATAGTCAAAGACAACAACCTCAAGCCGGAACAGGTGAAGGAGGTCCACGTTCGCACCACCGCCCGTGGCGCCGATATCCTCAGTGACCCGAGCAAGTACGATCCGCACACGAAGGAAACAGCCGACCACTCGTTGCCCTACGTGATTGCCGCGGCAGTCGCCGAGCGTCAGGTAACGCCCCTGCAATTCACGATGGGCAAGATCATGGACCCAACGATCCGCGCACAACTGAAGAAAGTGGTTGTCGTCGCAGATCCCGAAATCGAGAAGGTCTTCCCGGCATTGCAGCGCGTCGTGGTGAAGATCACCACCACGGACGGACGCACGTTTGAGAAGCAACTCGATTATCCGAAAGGCGATCCGCGCAATCCGCTGACCGACCGAGAAATTGAAGAAAAGTTCGAAGCACTCGCTGATCCGGTCATGACCAAATCCGCACAGCAGAAGCTGAAAGACGCCGTGTGGAGCCTGGAGAAATGCGATTCCGTAAGTGCATTGATGAAGTTGATGAAAGCAGACAAATAA
- the lysF gene encoding homoaconitase: MGQTIVEKIALAYMTEGPSRPLRAGDFVSIKPRHIMTHDNTSAVIKKFKSIGAKRVFNHQQPVFALDHDIQNQSEDNLKKYAAIEAFAREHHIDFYPAGTGIGHQIMMERGYVVPGSFVVASDSHSNMYGALGAIGTPVVRTDAAAIWATGEFWWQIPRTVQVELKGELQKGVSGKDVIIALCGLYNKEEVLNAAVEFRGHGVASLSMDARMSIANMTTEWGALVGWFPCDQATIAYMRQVRDRLKAEGNQRVTDDDIEHWVCCALRPDVDATYSSYITLDLSEVTPHVSGPDTVQVMASLAEIQPKKIPVNKAYLISCVNSRLEDLEAAARVLEGKKISPSVKFYLGAASKTVQAEAERRGVWKTIVDAGAIALPPSCGPCIGLGTGLLESGEIGISATNRNFKGRMGAKDAQCYLASPEVVAASAVAGYITTGNGTAAKPLTRDYALADLPEVAPEKVSIIQGFPERVKGRLVFLPKDNLNTDGIYAGAYTYREDMTTEMMAKVIFDNYDASLPSRVQKGDVVVGGFNFGTGSSREQAVTALKAAGIPLVIAGSFSQTYLRNAFNNGFLCIEVPELVKKLKAVFTGTEKSFIPGDEIEVDFTSGTVTFRGTKYTFPAMGSVPQRLVVAGGVENLVSKRLGISK, encoded by the coding sequence ATGGGCCAGACAATCGTAGAGAAAATAGCACTTGCTTACATGACGGAAGGGCCATCGCGTCCGCTGCGCGCGGGCGACTTCGTCTCCATCAAGCCGCGCCATATCATGACGCACGACAACACCTCGGCAGTGATCAAGAAGTTCAAGTCCATCGGCGCAAAACGTGTCTTCAACCACCAGCAGCCGGTGTTCGCTCTTGATCACGACATCCAGAACCAGTCTGAAGACAACCTCAAGAAGTACGCCGCGATCGAGGCCTTCGCACGCGAGCACCACATCGATTTCTATCCGGCGGGAACCGGCATCGGCCATCAGATCATGATGGAGCGCGGCTACGTCGTACCCGGTTCTTTCGTTGTCGCCAGCGACTCGCACTCCAACATGTACGGCGCCCTCGGCGCGATCGGCACGCCGGTTGTTCGCACCGACGCCGCCGCAATCTGGGCAACCGGCGAATTCTGGTGGCAGATACCACGCACCGTCCAAGTGGAACTCAAGGGCGAGTTGCAGAAGGGCGTAAGCGGCAAGGACGTAATCATCGCCCTCTGCGGTCTCTATAACAAAGAAGAGGTCTTGAACGCCGCCGTCGAATTCCGTGGGCACGGAGTCGCGTCGCTCTCCATGGACGCGCGCATGAGCATCGCCAACATGACCACCGAATGGGGAGCGCTCGTTGGCTGGTTCCCGTGCGACCAGGCGACTATTGCCTACATGCGGCAGGTTCGCGACCGTCTCAAAGCCGAGGGTAATCAGCGCGTCACCGACGATGACATCGAACATTGGGTCTGCTGTGCTTTGCGCCCCGACGTGGACGCCACCTACTCCTCTTACATCACTCTTGACCTCAGCGAAGTCACGCCGCACGTGAGCGGTCCAGACACGGTGCAGGTGATGGCCTCTCTCGCCGAGATCCAGCCGAAGAAGATCCCGGTCAATAAGGCGTATTTGATCTCCTGCGTGAACTCGCGCCTGGAAGACCTCGAAGCCGCCGCGCGCGTCCTCGAGGGCAAGAAGATTTCGCCATCCGTGAAGTTCTACCTCGGAGCAGCCTCCAAAACCGTGCAGGCCGAAGCCGAGCGTCGTGGTGTATGGAAAACCATTGTTGACGCCGGAGCCATCGCGCTGCCTCCGAGTTGCGGCCCGTGCATCGGACTGGGAACCGGACTGCTTGAATCGGGCGAGATCGGAATCTCGGCCACCAATCGCAACTTCAAGGGACGCATGGGCGCCAAAGATGCACAGTGCTACCTGGCATCGCCCGAAGTCGTAGCCGCTTCCGCAGTCGCCGGATACATTACGACAGGAAACGGTACCGCTGCGAAACCACTCACTCGCGATTACGCTCTAGCCGATCTTCCCGAAGTTGCTCCGGAAAAGGTCAGCATCATTCAGGGCTTCCCTGAGCGCGTGAAAGGGCGTCTGGTCTTCCTGCCGAAAGACAACCTGAATACCGACGGCATCTACGCCGGCGCTTATACCTATCGCGAAGACATGACGACCGAAATGATGGCAAAGGTCATCTTCGACAACTACGACGCCTCGCTGCCCTCGCGTGTACAGAAAGGCGATGTTGTCGTAGGCGGATTCAATTTCGGAACCGGATCGAGTCGCGAACAGGCCGTCACCGCGCTCAAAGCCGCAGGCATTCCGCTCGTCATCGCCGGGTCGTTCTCGCAAACGTATCTGCGTAACGCGTTTAACAACGGCTTCCTCTGTATCGAGGTGCCCGAACTCGTGAAGAAATTAAAGGCAGTATTCACCGGGACGGAGAAGTCCTTCATCCCCGGCGACGAGATCGAAGTGGATTTCACCAGCGGAACCGTTACTTTTCGCGGCACAAAGTACACCTTCCCAGCGATGGGTAGCGTGCCGCAACGTTTGGTCGTCGCAGGTGGAGTGGAGAATCTGGTGTCCAAGAGATTGGGAATTTCGAAATAG
- a CDS encoding isocitrate/isopropylmalate family dehydrogenase: MSKRTVITMPGDGIGNQVLPEAIRVLNAVGFEANYIHADIGWEIWCNEGNALPERTIKLLAEHKLGLFGAITSKPKKAADAELKPELRDKGFSYFSPIVTMRQKFNLDICMRPCIGFPGNPLNFIRKKPQGGFEEPQVNVVVFRQNTEGLYAGVEWSNPSAQVRDALATHSKFKPFSSVKGEDLAISVRIITRAAAERICRAAFEYAKKFGYKNVTICEKPNVLRETSGLMEEVAKQVAKDYPNIPLWSTNIDAQCMWLTKNPEDYGVIVASNLFGDVISDAFAGLIGGLGFAASGNIGQEVAVFEPTHGSAPKYAELNPPIVNPIAMILSAAMMLDHVGETAKAGMIRTAIAGVVAEGKVRTYDMMRIPGGAKSISQGAASTTQMTDAILHELEKVQARELVASATK, translated from the coding sequence ATGAGCAAGAGAACGGTGATTACGATGCCCGGCGACGGCATCGGAAATCAGGTACTGCCCGAAGCGATTCGCGTTTTGAATGCGGTTGGCTTTGAAGCGAACTATATCCACGCGGACATCGGATGGGAAATTTGGTGCAACGAAGGCAATGCCCTTCCCGAACGCACCATCAAACTGCTCGCCGAGCACAAACTCGGACTGTTCGGCGCCATCACTTCAAAGCCTAAGAAAGCGGCCGACGCGGAACTCAAGCCCGAACTGCGCGATAAGGGTTTCAGCTATTTCAGCCCAATCGTGACCATGCGGCAGAAGTTCAATCTCGACATCTGCATGCGTCCGTGCATCGGATTTCCAGGCAATCCGCTGAACTTCATCCGCAAGAAACCGCAGGGAGGATTCGAAGAACCGCAAGTCAATGTAGTTGTCTTCCGCCAGAACACCGAAGGACTTTACGCCGGTGTCGAATGGTCGAATCCTTCGGCGCAGGTGCGCGATGCGCTCGCCACTCACTCGAAGTTCAAGCCATTCTCTTCCGTCAAAGGCGAGGACCTGGCGATCTCCGTCCGCATCATTACCCGCGCAGCGGCCGAGCGCATTTGCCGCGCGGCATTCGAGTACGCCAAGAAGTTCGGCTACAAGAATGTGACTATCTGCGAGAAACCGAATGTGCTTCGCGAAACCAGCGGACTGATGGAAGAAGTCGCGAAGCAGGTCGCGAAGGACTATCCGAATATTCCGCTGTGGTCCACCAACATCGACGCGCAGTGCATGTGGCTCACCAAGAATCCGGAAGACTATGGAGTCATCGTGGCGTCGAATCTATTCGGGGACGTCATCTCTGACGCATTCGCAGGCCTGATCGGCGGACTTGGGTTTGCCGCTTCCGGAAACATCGGACAGGAAGTTGCCGTCTTCGAACCAACACACGGATCTGCTCCGAAGTACGCCGAGCTCAATCCTCCGATCGTGAATCCGATTGCGATGATCCTCTCGGCAGCGATGATGCTCGACCACGTCGGCGAGACCGCAAAAGCCGGCATGATCCGCACGGCAATCGCAGGCGTTGTTGCGGAAGGGAAAGTCCGCACCTACGACATGATGCGGATTCCCGGCGGGGCAAAGTCGATCTCGCAAGGCGCAGCTTCAACCACACAGATGACCGACGCGATCCTGCACGAACTGGAGAAAGTTCAAGCGCGGGAGTTGGTGGCGTCAGCAACCAAGTAA